Part of the Gemmatimonadaceae bacterium genome, TTGGCACCGCCGAACGGCACGTCCACCACGGCACACTTGTACGTCATGAGCGAGGCGAGCGCCATCACCTCGTCCTCGTTGACGTTGATGGCGTAGCGGATGCCCCCCTTGGTGGGGAGCTTGTGGTGGCTGTGTTCCGCGCGCCATCCGACGATGGTGCGGATCGTGCCGTCATCGCGGAGGATCGGGAAGGTGACGCGGTAGACCGCGTTGCACTCGCGGATCTGGTTGAGGAGGGCCTGCGGATGGTTCGTGAACGTCGCCGCCGCATCGAAGGCGCGATGGACCTGACCGAGAAAGCTCTGTTCTGACATGGGGTTCAGGAGGAAGTGGGTCGAACGAGCGTGCGGCAAAGGTGCGGGGCGTGCACGGTGCAGGCCAGCCACACCGTGCGCGAGGCCGCGGCGCGTCACCACTCTGATGGTCGGCCCGGGACCAGGAACCCTTGATCCGGCGGCGCGGCGCACCGACCTCGTCCGTGCGTGCTGCGCATGACACCGGGAGGCGCCGAGGCCGCACCCGCATAGCTTGGTGGCAGGTGACCAAAGCCATCCGACCTCCGCTCGCGACGCACGGTGTGGTGCGCGCCGTCCATGCCGGGCCGATCCGGTCCCTGCGCTCACCACGCGAGCCGGATGGCCACGCCACGACCTGGCGCTCCGCGATCCTGAAGGCACCGATCACACGCGCCGACGTGCGTCTGCTGGGACTCGCGGGTGACGAGCAGAAGGAGACACGGCACCACGGCGGTCCACAGAAGGCGGTGCTGGTCTACGCTGCGGCGCACTACGACGCGCTGTGGGACGCGGTGCTCCGTCCGCACGCCGCAACGCACGCGGCGGCGCTGCGCGCGATGTCGCCATCGGTGGACGCAAGCCGGTACGGATTCGGCGCGTTCGGCGAGAACCTCACCGTGGACGGGCTCACCGACCAGACGGTGTGCCTGGGTGATGTCTGGCAGGTCGGCGACAGCGAGATGGAGATCACCGAGCCGCGTGGCCCCTGTGCGACGCTGGCGCGCCGCTGGCTCCGGCCGGCGCTGCGGCGCGAGGTGACGGAGACGGCGGCGGCAGGCTGGTACAACGCCGTGAGGCGCGAGGGAGCCGTGTCACCCGGTGACGACGTGGTGCTGCTGCGCCGGGTGCAGGAGGACTGGACCGTGGCGCGCGTGTTCGCGCTGCTGGAGTCTCCCCGCGCCACCCGCGGTGACCTCATGGCCCTGCGTGATGCGCCGGGCACGCATGCGGGGCTCCGCGAGCGGCTCACGCGGCGCGCGGCCACGCCGTCACGGACGACGGCGTGACCCGCTGGTCAGACGAGCGTGACGACGACGAAGGTGTTGGTGGCGTTCGCCGTGACCGCCCTGGCCACGAGATTGCTGGTCCGCTTCTGCCCGCCGGTCCAGACGCCGGCGGCCGAGAAGAGCGCGCCGTGGTTGGTGCACTTCCAGGTGCCCGAGGACTGCAGCGTGACCGTGGTGCCGGAGTGTGGGCAGCGGAGTGAATAGGCCGCGAAGCCGGTGGCAGTGCGGGTCAGCGCGACCGGCGGATTGGAGCTGATCTTCGCGACGCCTCCCGCCACCGCGAGCGCGGGA contains:
- a CDS encoding MOSC domain-containing protein, whose amino-acid sequence is MTKAIRPPLATHGVVRAVHAGPIRSLRSPREPDGHATTWRSAILKAPITRADVRLLGLAGDEQKETRHHGGPQKAVLVYAAAHYDALWDAVLRPHAATHAAALRAMSPSVDASRYGFGAFGENLTVDGLTDQTVCLGDVWQVGDSEMEITEPRGPCATLARRWLRPALRREVTETAAAGWYNAVRREGAVSPGDDVVLLRRVQEDWTVARVFALLESPRATRGDLMALRDAPGTHAGLRERLTRRAATPSRTTA